A region from the Nodosilinea sp. FACHB-141 genome encodes:
- a CDS encoding FMN-dependent NADH-azoreductase, with protein MAHLLHIDSSPRGDRSHSRRMTREFVAAWQQTHPNDTVTYRDVGRQPVPHVDEPWIAAAYTPDDQRTPELWEAIRVSDQLIDELIAADVLVVGVPMYNFSVPSTFKAYIDQIVRLGRTFAIDYENEADPYKPLLHGKKMFVITARGASGFGPGERYGHMNHQDPYLRVAFGFIGITDITFVHIENDEHSSESLAASIAAAQAQVAELVAA; from the coding sequence ATGGCGCACCTTTTGCATATTGACTCAAGCCCGCGGGGCGATCGCTCCCACTCTCGCCGCATGACCCGCGAATTTGTCGCAGCCTGGCAACAGACCCACCCCAACGACACCGTCACCTACCGCGATGTCGGTCGCCAACCCGTACCCCATGTGGATGAGCCCTGGATTGCCGCCGCTTATACCCCCGACGACCAACGGACACCCGAGCTATGGGAGGCGATCCGGGTGAGTGACCAGCTCATCGACGAACTAATCGCCGCCGATGTTTTGGTGGTTGGCGTGCCCATGTACAACTTCAGCGTGCCCAGCACCTTCAAAGCCTATATCGACCAAATTGTTCGCCTGGGCCGCACCTTTGCGATCGACTATGAGAACGAAGCAGACCCCTACAAACCGCTGCTCCATGGCAAAAAAATGTTTGTCATCACCGCTCGGGGAGCGTCAGGGTTTGGCCCCGGCGAACGTTACGGCCACATGAATCATCAAGATCCTTACCTGCGGGTAGCGTTTGGCTTCATTGGCATCACCGATATCACCTTTGTTCATATCGAAAATGACGAGCACAGCAGCGAAAGCTTAGCCGCCTCGATTGCGGCGGCCCAGGCCCAGGTGGCAGAACTGGTTGCCGCTTGA
- a CDS encoding helix-turn-helix domain-containing protein, with amino-acid sequence MNAAKTRHAQGLQNRLGTDSAEFTCLPKLSSRELGWDHVQVEQFQHPPGECRIASEAEHTVCLSLATRPVRFLQIKDGKTHSSLYGKGDISITPAQTSFFARWQDDDHYVELRLDSGFMATIAQESLGLNPNRIELIPEFRLRDGRLEAIALMLLDELNQANPGGKLYVESLTNLLAVHLLRQYAVARPPLPIHPSGLPQRQLLPVLDHIHEALDADLKLADLAAIAGLSPFHFSHQFKQAMGMAPYQYVLQQRVERAKQLLKQTNHSIVEIALLCGFNSHSHLSKQFRQTTGTTPSAYRAIVQ; translated from the coding sequence ATGAACGCAGCTAAAACCAGGCATGCTCAGGGTTTGCAAAACCGCCTAGGGACGGATAGCGCTGAATTCACCTGTCTACCCAAGCTATCAAGTCGGGAATTGGGTTGGGATCATGTTCAGGTGGAGCAGTTCCAGCACCCGCCGGGGGAATGTCGGATCGCCTCAGAAGCGGAGCATACGGTTTGCCTGTCGTTGGCGACCCGTCCGGTACGATTTTTGCAGATCAAAGACGGCAAGACCCACAGCAGCCTCTACGGCAAAGGCGACATCTCCATTACGCCGGCCCAGACGTCGTTTTTTGCCCGTTGGCAGGATGACGATCACTACGTTGAGCTGCGGCTTGACTCCGGCTTTATGGCCACCATCGCCCAAGAATCCCTGGGGCTAAACCCCAACCGCATCGAGCTAATTCCAGAATTTCGCCTGCGCGATGGGCGCTTGGAGGCGATCGCCCTGATGCTGCTCGACGAACTCAACCAGGCAAACCCTGGCGGCAAACTCTACGTCGAGTCGTTAACTAACCTGCTGGCGGTGCATTTGCTGCGGCAGTACGCTGTCGCTAGACCACCATTGCCCATTCACCCCAGCGGATTGCCCCAGCGCCAGCTGTTGCCTGTGTTAGATCACATTCACGAAGCCCTAGATGCCGACCTTAAGCTGGCGGATTTGGCGGCGATCGCAGGTCTCAGCCCCTTCCATTTCAGCCATCAGTTCAAACAGGCGATGGGGATGGCTCCCTACCAGTACGTGCTGCAACAGCGGGTCGAGCGGGCCAAGCAGTTGTTGAAACAAACCAACCACTCTATTGTGGAAATCGCCCTGCTGTGTGGGTTCAACAGCCATAGCCACCTGAGCAAGCAGTTTCGCCAGACCACCGGCACCACCCCCAGCGCCTACCGAGCGATCGTGCAGTAA
- a CDS encoding glutaredoxin family protein gives MTDPVTKFVLYSKPGCHLCEGLEEKLAAAAHLPFELEVRDITTRDDWFQRYQYEIPVLCCVREGVSGPQEIPLPRLSPRAPQAKVEQLIQTYVGQSKAE, from the coding sequence GTGACTGACCCCGTGACCAAATTTGTGCTCTACAGCAAGCCCGGCTGCCACCTGTGCGAAGGGCTCGAAGAAAAACTGGCTGCCGCCGCTCACCTGCCCTTTGAGCTAGAAGTGCGCGACATCACTACCCGCGACGACTGGTTTCAGCGCTACCAGTACGAGATTCCGGTGCTGTGCTGCGTACGCGAGGGTGTCTCTGGCCCTCAAGAAATTCCCCTGCCACGTCTGTCGCCCAGGGCACCTCAGGCCAAGGTGGAGCAATTGATACAGACTTATGTGGGTCAGAGTAAGGCAGAATAG